One stretch of Aeromicrobium fastidiosum DNA includes these proteins:
- a CDS encoding iron-containing redox enzyme family protein, producing the protein MLTPKGRGSLSEVVFETMRSASPSWAPVLRTLADDDEDLHITLWALHELHYRGFEDVDDDREWQPELIELRRSLEQSFEQTLRERAPERSPDGDDFAETFFSFVADHDGPSLAGFVHKDADHEQALELLRMRSIYHLKESDPTAWVVPRLPPRTKAALMELQFDEYGCGDPNRLHAELFARGMDACGLRHEYGAYIDDVPLEVLEENNAMSLFGLNRRLRGAALGHLAAFEVTSSIPSRRIAQGFSRLGLPEAMIDYYTEHVEADAVHEQLAVRTICGSLLDEEPQLRDDMFFGAFTCVDLEDRFARRMLGTWAA; encoded by the coding sequence GTGCTGACCCCCAAGGGCCGCGGATCGCTGAGCGAGGTCGTCTTCGAGACGATGCGGTCGGCCTCCCCGTCGTGGGCCCCGGTGCTGCGCACGCTGGCCGACGACGACGAGGACCTGCACATCACGCTGTGGGCCCTGCACGAGCTGCACTACCGCGGGTTCGAGGACGTCGACGACGACCGCGAGTGGCAGCCCGAGCTCATCGAGCTGCGGCGCTCGCTCGAGCAGAGCTTCGAGCAGACCCTGCGCGAGCGCGCGCCCGAGCGCTCCCCCGACGGCGACGACTTCGCCGAGACCTTCTTCTCGTTCGTCGCCGACCACGACGGTCCGTCGCTGGCCGGATTCGTGCACAAGGACGCCGACCACGAGCAGGCGCTCGAGCTGTTGCGCATGCGGTCGATCTACCACCTCAAGGAGTCCGACCCGACCGCGTGGGTCGTGCCGCGCCTGCCCCCGCGCACCAAGGCCGCCCTGATGGAGCTGCAGTTCGACGAGTACGGCTGCGGCGACCCCAACCGTCTGCACGCGGAGCTGTTCGCCCGCGGGATGGATGCGTGCGGGCTGCGGCACGAGTACGGGGCCTACATCGACGACGTGCCGCTGGAGGTGCTCGAGGAGAACAACGCGATGTCGCTGTTCGGCCTCAACCGCCGGTTGCGCGGTGCCGCGCTCGGCCACCTGGCGGCCTTCGAGGTCACGAGCAGCATCCCGTCGCGCCGCATCGCCCAGGGCTTCTCCCGCCTGGGGCTGCCGGAGGCGATGATCGACTACTACACCGAGCACGTCGAGGCCGATGCGGTCCACGAGCAGCTCGCGGTCCGGACGATCTGCGGGAGCCTGCTCGACGAGGAGCCGCAGCTGCGCGACGACATGTTCTTCGGGGCGTTCACATGCGTCGACCTCGAGGACCGGTTCGCACGGCGCATGCTCGGGACGTGGGCGGCGTGA
- a CDS encoding GAF and ANTAR domain-containing protein, which yields MNGPRMLAEMALELEQDPDPISVLDRVSHYARLILGADDAGVMRTFSRSQIETPAATTTRVHEAHQLQVRFDEGPCLDAITGRATYVTNDVVADPRWKQWGAAVDDLGIRSALGVRLATRQRGYGSLNIYADRPGAFDQDDVELAEMLAAHATTAFASAEKAVGLQTAVESRGTIGQAQGILMQKFDIDADAAFDFLRRISQHENQRLFTVAEAIVVQRNANARPE from the coding sequence ATGAACGGCCCTCGGATGCTCGCCGAGATGGCGCTGGAGCTCGAGCAGGACCCCGACCCGATCTCGGTGCTCGACCGCGTCAGCCACTACGCACGACTGATCCTGGGCGCTGACGACGCCGGGGTCATGCGCACCTTCAGCCGCTCGCAGATCGAGACCCCCGCCGCGACCACGACACGGGTCCACGAGGCGCACCAGCTGCAGGTGAGGTTCGACGAGGGGCCGTGCCTCGACGCGATCACGGGTCGAGCGACCTACGTCACCAACGACGTCGTCGCCGATCCCCGCTGGAAGCAGTGGGGAGCTGCCGTGGACGATCTCGGCATCCGCAGCGCCCTCGGCGTGCGCCTCGCGACACGGCAGCGCGGCTACGGCTCCCTCAACATCTACGCCGATCGTCCGGGTGCCTTCGACCAGGACGACGTCGAGCTGGCCGAGATGCTCGCGGCGCACGCGACGACGGCGTTCGCCTCGGCCGAGAAGGCCGTCGGCCTCCAGACCGCGGTCGAGTCGCGCGGCACGATCGGCCAGGCCCAGGGCATCCTGATGCAGAAGTTCGACATCGACGCCGATGCGGCCTTCGACTTCCTGCGCCGCATCTCGCAGCACGAGAACCAGCGGCTGTTCACGGTCGCCGAGGCGATCGTCGTGCAGCGCAACGCCAACGCGCGCCCCGAGTAG
- a CDS encoding ATP-binding cassette domain-containing protein: MSQTSTTPSHGTDQHPADGHDLIRVVGARQNNLKDVSVELPKRRLTVFTGVSGSGKSSLVFATIAAESQRMINETYSAFVQGFMPSMARPDVDVLTGLTTAIIVDQERMGSDPRSTVGTATDVNAMLRILYSRLGEPHVGGPQAFSFNVASVSGAGAVTSAKGGREVKERAEFSVTGGMCLRCEGRGSVNDIDLTALYDDSKSINEGALTIPGWSMDGWQGRILRGVGLFDCDKPIGQFTAKELDGLLYHEAMKIKVEGINLTYLGVIPQIKKSFLSKDVEAMQPHIRAFVERAVTFTTCPDCDGTRLSELARSSTIAGRSIADLCALQISDLAAWIGDLDAPGAAPLLDALRHTLDSFVDIGLGYLSLDRPSGSLSGGEAQRTKMIRHLGSALTDVTYVFDEPTIGLHPHDIERMNRLLLQLRDKGNTVLVVEHKPEAIAIADHVVDLGPRAGSAGGEVMFEGTVEGLRASDTLTGRHLDDRAALKDEVRTPTGAIEVRGASTNNLQSVDVDIPLGVLTVVTGVAGSGKSSLVHGSLSGREGVVTIDQAPIKGSRRSNPATYTGMLEPIRKAFAKANGVKPALFSANSEGACPVCNGAGVVYADLGIIAATATPCEACEGRRFQASVLEYTFGGKNIDDVLTMSVDEAERFFAEGDGKVAAAHAILARLARVGLGYLTIGQPLTTLSGGERQRLKLAVRMAEDGGVYVLDEPTTGLHLADVQQLLGLLDGLVDSGTSVVVIEHHQAVMAHADWIVDVGPGAGHDGGRIVFEGTPQQLVADRSTLTGQHLSAYVGG; the protein is encoded by the coding sequence GTGAGCCAGACCAGCACCACGCCGTCCCACGGCACCGATCAGCACCCTGCCGACGGCCACGACCTGATCCGGGTCGTGGGTGCCCGCCAGAACAATCTCAAGGACGTCAGCGTCGAGCTGCCCAAGCGGCGACTGACGGTGTTCACCGGCGTCTCCGGCTCGGGCAAGAGCTCGCTGGTCTTCGCGACGATCGCCGCGGAGTCGCAGCGCATGATCAACGAGACCTACAGCGCGTTCGTGCAGGGGTTCATGCCGTCGATGGCGCGTCCCGACGTCGACGTGCTGACAGGGCTCACGACCGCGATCATCGTCGACCAGGAGCGGATGGGGTCCGACCCGCGGTCGACCGTCGGCACCGCGACCGACGTCAACGCGATGCTGCGCATCCTCTACAGCCGCCTCGGCGAGCCGCACGTCGGCGGACCGCAGGCGTTCAGCTTCAACGTCGCCTCGGTCAGCGGCGCGGGTGCCGTCACGAGCGCCAAGGGCGGCCGCGAGGTCAAGGAACGCGCCGAGTTCAGCGTCACGGGCGGCATGTGCCTGCGCTGCGAGGGGCGCGGATCGGTCAACGACATCGACCTGACGGCCCTGTACGACGACTCCAAGAGCATCAACGAGGGCGCGCTGACGATCCCCGGATGGAGCATGGACGGCTGGCAGGGACGCATCCTGCGCGGCGTCGGGCTGTTCGACTGCGACAAGCCCATCGGCCAGTTCACGGCCAAGGAGCTCGACGGGCTGCTGTACCACGAGGCCATGAAGATCAAGGTCGAGGGCATCAACCTGACCTACCTGGGCGTCATCCCGCAGATCAAGAAGTCGTTCCTGTCCAAGGACGTCGAGGCGATGCAGCCGCACATCCGCGCGTTCGTCGAGCGGGCCGTCACGTTCACGACGTGCCCCGACTGCGACGGCACCCGGCTCAGCGAGCTGGCGCGCTCGTCCACGATCGCCGGACGCAGCATCGCCGACCTGTGCGCACTGCAGATCAGCGACCTCGCCGCGTGGATCGGCGACCTCGACGCTCCCGGTGCCGCCCCGCTGCTGGACGCGCTGCGCCACACGCTCGACTCGTTCGTCGACATCGGCCTCGGCTACCTCTCGCTCGACCGGCCGTCGGGCAGCCTCTCGGGCGGCGAGGCGCAGCGCACCAAGATGATCCGCCACCTGGGCTCGGCCCTCACCGACGTCACCTACGTCTTCGACGAGCCGACGATCGGCCTGCACCCGCACGACATCGAGCGCATGAACCGGCTGCTGCTCCAGCTGCGCGACAAGGGCAACACGGTGCTGGTCGTCGAGCACAAGCCCGAGGCCATCGCGATCGCCGACCACGTCGTCGACCTGGGGCCCCGCGCGGGCAGCGCCGGCGGCGAGGTCATGTTCGAGGGCACCGTCGAGGGCCTGCGCGCGAGCGACACCCTCACGGGCCGCCACCTCGACGACCGCGCCGCCCTCAAGGACGAGGTGCGCACCCCCACCGGCGCGATCGAGGTGCGCGGGGCGAGCACCAACAACCTGCAGTCCGTCGACGTCGACATCCCGCTGGGCGTGCTGACGGTCGTCACGGGCGTCGCCGGATCGGGCAAGAGCTCGCTGGTCCACGGCTCGCTGTCGGGACGGGAGGGCGTCGTCACGATCGACCAGGCACCCATCAAGGGGTCGCGGCGCAGCAACCCGGCGACATACACCGGGATGCTCGAGCCCATCCGCAAGGCCTTCGCCAAGGCCAACGGCGTCAAGCCGGCGCTGTTCAGCGCCAACTCCGAGGGTGCATGCCCCGTGTGCAACGGTGCGGGCGTCGTCTACGCCGATCTCGGCATCATCGCCGCGACCGCGACGCCGTGCGAGGCCTGCGAGGGCCGCCGGTTCCAGGCCTCGGTGCTCGAGTACACCTTCGGCGGCAAGAACATCGACGACGTGCTCACGATGTCGGTCGACGAGGCCGAGCGGTTCTTCGCCGAGGGCGACGGCAAGGTCGCGGCGGCCCACGCGATCCTCGCCCGCCTCGCGCGGGTCGGGCTCGGGTACCTGACGATCGGACAGCCCCTGACGACGCTGTCGGGCGGCGAGCGCCAGCGCCTCAAGCTCGCGGTGCGCATGGCCGAGGACGGCGGGGTCTACGTGCTCGACGAGCCCACGACCGGACTGCACCTCGCGGACGTCCAGCAGCTGCTCGGCCTGCTCGACGGCCTCGTCGACTCAGGCACCTCGGTCGTCGTCATCGAGCACCACCAGGCCGTCATGGCGCACGCCGACTGGATCGTCGACGTGGGGCCCGGCGCCGGCCACGACGGCGGACGGATCGTGTTCGAGGGGACGCCGCAGCAGCTCGTCGCCGACCGGTCGACGCTCACGGGCCAGCACCTGTCGGCCTACGTCGGCGGCTGA
- a CDS encoding quinone-dependent dihydroorotate dehydrogenase, which translates to MVYRAFFDTVFASMDPEKAHERGFAAIRAGRPLTGLVFPQTRAPRTVMGIEFPNAFGLAAGFDKNARGVPALLALGFGHVEIGTVTARAQPGNPRPRLFRLVDDRAVINRMGFNNDGAAEVASRLHRLRRTAAGRDAVIGVNIGKTKSTPAHEAVADYVESARLLTPFASYLVVNVSSPNTPGLRDLQAVDELRPLLAAVKDVADRTPGGRVPLLVKIAPDLADADVDAVADLALELGLDGISATNTTIARPSSLLTDRAVVEAAGAGGLSGPVLADRAAEVLVRLRDRVGDRLAIIAVGGVTTPDDVRARLAAGADLVQGYTGFIYEGPGWPSRLAAASV; encoded by the coding sequence GTGGTCTATCGCGCCTTCTTCGACACCGTCTTCGCCTCGATGGATCCCGAGAAGGCGCATGAACGCGGCTTCGCGGCCATCCGCGCCGGACGCCCCCTCACCGGTCTCGTCTTCCCGCAGACACGTGCCCCCCGCACCGTCATGGGCATCGAGTTCCCGAACGCCTTCGGGCTGGCGGCGGGCTTCGACAAGAACGCCCGCGGCGTGCCTGCTCTCCTCGCGCTGGGCTTCGGCCACGTCGAGATCGGCACCGTCACGGCCAGGGCGCAGCCCGGCAACCCACGGCCCCGCCTGTTCCGGCTCGTCGACGACCGCGCGGTGATCAACCGCATGGGCTTCAACAACGACGGGGCCGCCGAGGTCGCGTCGCGCCTGCACCGGCTGCGTCGCACCGCGGCCGGACGCGATGCGGTCATCGGCGTCAACATCGGCAAGACCAAGTCCACACCGGCCCACGAGGCCGTCGCCGACTACGTCGAGAGCGCCCGGCTGCTGACGCCGTTCGCGAGCTACCTCGTCGTCAACGTCTCGTCGCCCAACACCCCGGGCCTGCGCGACCTGCAGGCCGTCGACGAGCTGCGTCCGCTGCTGGCGGCGGTCAAGGACGTCGCCGACCGCACGCCGGGCGGACGCGTGCCGCTGCTGGTCAAGATCGCCCCCGACCTGGCCGACGCCGACGTCGACGCGGTCGCCGACCTGGCGCTCGAGCTGGGCCTCGACGGCATCAGCGCGACCAACACCACGATCGCGCGTCCGTCGTCGCTGCTCACAGACCGTGCGGTCGTCGAGGCCGCCGGTGCCGGCGGGCTCTCGGGGCCGGTGCTCGCCGATCGGGCCGCCGAGGTGCTGGTGCGCCTGCGCGACCGGGTCGGCGACCGGCTCGCGATCATCGCGGTGGGCGGCGTCACGACACCCGATGACGTCCGTGCCCGGTTGGCCGCCGGAGCCGACCTCGTGCAGGGCTACACGGGGTTCATCTACGAGGGTCCCGGATGGCCCTCGCGGCTCGCGGCGGCCTCGGTCTGA
- the rpmG gene encoding 50S ribosomal protein L33: MASKSSDVRPKITLACTECKERNYITKKNRRNDPDRMDLMKFCPRDKRHTLHRETR; the protein is encoded by the coding sequence GTGGCCAGCAAGAGCTCAGACGTTCGTCCCAAGATCACCTTGGCCTGCACCGAGTGCAAGGAACGCAACTACATCACCAAGAAGAACCGTCGCAACGATCCCGATCGCATGGATCTGATGAAGTTCTGCCCGCGCGACAAGCGGCACACGCTGCACCGCGAGACCCGCTGA
- a CDS encoding UDP-N-acetylmuramate dehydrogenase, which yields MTVAASVACMDLADLTTLRLGGPARAVIDATTEQHLVEAVRVADEAGDPLLLVGGGSNLVVADRGVDGTVVRVLTRGIAVDADACSGATVTVAAGEPWDGFVAHAVEHGFVGVEALSGIPGSTGATPIQNVGAYGQDVAQTIASVRTYDRYDRRLRTFAAADCGFGYRHSRFKAEPQRYVVLSVTFLLALGDLGAPVAYGELARTLGIDVGERAPAASVRDAVLALRRGKGMVLDPDDRDTWSAGSFFTNPLLTPEQAEALPADAPRFAQPDGSVKTSAAWLIDHAGFAKGHGGDGVSLSTKHVLALTNRGSGTTAGLLDLAREVRAGVQQAYGITLVNEPVLIGCTI from the coding sequence ATGACGGTCGCTGCTAGCGTCGCCTGCATGGACCTCGCCGACCTGACGACGCTGCGCCTCGGCGGCCCGGCCCGCGCCGTCATCGACGCCACGACCGAGCAGCACCTCGTCGAGGCCGTCCGGGTCGCCGACGAGGCCGGTGACCCCCTGCTCCTGGTCGGTGGCGGCAGCAACCTCGTCGTGGCCGACCGCGGCGTCGACGGCACCGTCGTGCGGGTCCTGACCCGCGGCATCGCGGTCGATGCCGACGCGTGCAGCGGTGCGACCGTCACGGTCGCCGCCGGCGAGCCGTGGGACGGCTTCGTCGCCCACGCCGTCGAGCACGGCTTCGTCGGTGTCGAGGCGCTGTCGGGCATCCCCGGATCGACGGGTGCGACGCCCATCCAGAACGTCGGGGCATACGGGCAGGACGTCGCGCAGACGATCGCCTCGGTCAGGACGTACGACCGCTACGACCGCCGCCTCCGCACGTTCGCGGCAGCCGACTGCGGCTTCGGCTACCGCCACAGCCGGTTCAAGGCCGAGCCGCAGCGGTACGTCGTCCTGTCGGTGACGTTCCTGCTGGCGCTCGGCGACCTGGGTGCCCCGGTCGCCTACGGCGAGCTCGCGCGGACCCTCGGCATCGACGTCGGCGAGCGGGCCCCGGCCGCCTCGGTGCGCGACGCCGTGCTGGCCCTGCGCCGTGGCAAGGGCATGGTGCTCGACCCCGACGACCGCGACACGTGGAGCGCGGGCTCGTTCTTCACCAACCCGCTGCTGACGCCCGAGCAGGCCGAGGCCCTGCCGGCCGACGCGCCCCGGTTCGCCCAGCCCGACGGCTCGGTCAAGACCAGCGCCGCGTGGCTCATCGACCACGCGGGCTTCGCCAAGGGCCACGGTGGCGACGGCGTGTCGCTGTCGACCAAGCACGTGCTGGCGCTGACCAACCGGGGGAGCGGCACGACCGCGGGCCTGCTCGACCTGGCCCGCGAGGTGCGCGCCGGCGTGCAGCAGGCCTACGGCATCACGCTGGTCAACGAGCCCGTGCTGATCGGCTGCACGATCTAG
- a CDS encoding DUF4190 domain-containing protein, with translation MSDATPPPQGDPSDTAHQPNWGSAYPPPAAGGYPPPPGYPTQGYQQPGYYPYGGLPPKHHSATTAMVLGIVAIGGGMMCGLPLFVAPFAWITGSRAIRDIDASNGTQSGRGEAMAGKVLGIIGTVLLVLALAVVVLLVVLSFTVDGFWDDDSGYYESTLAPLVVSASAPSPVAGLV, from the coding sequence ATGAGCGATGCCACTCCTCCGCCGCAGGGCGACCCGTCCGACACCGCGCACCAGCCCAACTGGGGCTCGGCGTACCCGCCCCCGGCCGCCGGCGGCTACCCGCCACCGCCGGGCTACCCGACGCAGGGCTACCAGCAGCCGGGCTACTACCCCTACGGCGGCCTGCCGCCGAAGCACCACAGCGCCACCACGGCGATGGTGCTCGGCATCGTGGCGATCGGTGGCGGCATGATGTGTGGGCTGCCGCTGTTCGTCGCGCCGTTCGCGTGGATCACGGGGTCGCGGGCGATCCGCGACATCGATGCCAGCAACGGCACGCAGAGCGGTCGCGGAGAGGCCATGGCCGGCAAGGTGCTCGGCATCATCGGCACCGTGCTCCTGGTGCTCGCCCTTGCCGTGGTCGTGCTGCTCGTGGTGCTGTCGTTCACGGTCGACGGCTTCTGGGACGACGACTCGGGCTACTACGAGTCGACGCTCGCTCCGCTGGTCGTCTCGGCGTCAGCGCCGTCACCCGTCGCCGGACTCGTCTGA
- a CDS encoding adenosine deaminase, with translation MTAVASPAPVADLPKAHLHLHFTGSMRHGTLIELAERDGIRLPSSLTDDWPPELSTMDEKGWFRFQRLYDVARSVLRTEEDVRRLVLEAALDDAADGSVWTEIQVDPSGYGARFGGITAFTDLVIDAVREAGKTAGIGMGLVVAANRTRHPLDARTLARLAAQYAGRGVIGFGLSNDERRGDTTAFGPAFAIAERAGLALVPHGGELRGPAHVTQCLDHLHPDRLGHGVRAAESEAVLGRLAESGVALEVCPTSNVSLGVYATLEEVPVRTLTAAGIDVALGADDPLLFGSRLAGQYAVLRAAQDFSDAELAELARMSIRRSYAPSDVAAAGLAGVDTWLHGARAASPVEG, from the coding sequence ATGACAGCCGTCGCCTCCCCCGCCCCCGTCGCGGACCTGCCCAAGGCGCACCTGCACCTGCACTTCACGGGCTCGATGCGGCACGGCACGCTGATCGAGCTGGCCGAGCGCGACGGCATCCGGCTGCCGAGCTCGCTGACCGACGACTGGCCCCCCGAGCTCAGCACGATGGACGAGAAGGGCTGGTTCAGGTTCCAGCGGCTCTACGACGTCGCCCGCTCGGTGCTGCGCACCGAGGAGGACGTGCGGCGGCTCGTGCTGGAGGCCGCGCTCGACGATGCCGCCGACGGCTCGGTGTGGACCGAGATCCAGGTCGATCCGTCCGGGTACGGCGCGCGCTTCGGCGGCATCACGGCGTTCACGGACCTCGTGATCGATGCCGTCCGCGAAGCCGGCAAGACGGCCGGCATCGGGATGGGCCTGGTCGTCGCGGCGAACCGCACCCGTCACCCGCTCGACGCGCGCACGCTGGCGCGGCTCGCGGCGCAGTACGCCGGACGCGGCGTCATCGGCTTCGGGCTGTCCAACGACGAACGGCGCGGCGACACGACGGCGTTCGGTCCGGCGTTCGCGATCGCTGAACGCGCGGGCCTCGCGCTCGTCCCCCATGGTGGCGAGCTGCGCGGCCCCGCCCACGTCACGCAGTGCCTCGACCACCTGCACCCCGACCGCCTGGGCCACGGGGTCCGCGCGGCCGAGAGCGAGGCCGTCCTCGGGCGGCTGGCCGAGAGCGGGGTCGCCCTCGAGGTGTGCCCCACGTCGAACGTCTCGCTGGGCGTCTACGCGACGCTCGAGGAGGTCCCGGTGCGCACGCTCACCGCCGCCGGCATCGACGTCGCCCTGGGGGCCGACGACCCGCTGCTGTTCGGGTCGCGACTGGCCGGACAATACGCCGTCCTGCGCGCGGCCCAGGACTTCTCGGACGCCGAGCTGGCGGAGCTGGCCCGGATGTCGATCCGCCGCTCGTACGCTCCGTCCGACGTCGCCGCTGCCGGGCTGGCCGGCGTCGACACCTGGCTGCACGGGGCCCGAGCGGCCTCACCTGTGGAAGGCTGA
- the secE gene encoding preprotein translocase subunit SecE: MSDRHELAGTSGKRTSPITFYRQVIAELRKVVWPTRPQVINYFWVVLVFVLVMMAIVAGLDYGFGQLSFKVFA; the protein is encoded by the coding sequence GTGAGCGACCGTCACGAGCTGGCCGGCACGTCCGGCAAACGCACGTCGCCGATCACGTTCTACCGTCAGGTGATCGCCGAGCTCCGCAAGGTGGTCTGGCCCACCCGGCCGCAGGTCATCAACTACTTCTGGGTCGTCCTGGTGTTCGTGCTCGTCATGATGGCCATCGTGGCCGGCCTCGACTACGGCTTCGGCCAGCTGTCGTTCAAGGTCTTCGCCTAG
- the nusG gene encoding transcription termination/antitermination protein NusG yields MDTDDSSDVDAPDAPVEEADVVDSTEDAEPVVADDDAIEASADDASEDEADDASEDEEPVVDILQEFKDRLRSQIGDWYVVHTYSGMEKRVKSNLENRVTSLNAEDYIFEVVVPTEEVAEIKNGQRKLVKRTVLPGYVLVRMDLTDESWGVVRHTPSVTGFVGNSHQPVPLSLAEVESMLAPAVEAEVATAADAPDQQQTKAAKVEFSDFAVADSVMVVDGPFATLHATITEINVDAQRVKALVEIFGRETPVELSFTQIQKV; encoded by the coding sequence GTGGACACGGACGACTCGTCCGACGTCGACGCGCCCGACGCCCCCGTCGAGGAGGCCGACGTCGTCGACTCCACCGAGGACGCCGAGCCGGTCGTCGCCGACGACGACGCGATCGAGGCCTCGGCCGACGACGCCTCCGAGGACGAGGCGGACGACGCCTCCGAGGACGAGGAGCCCGTCGTCGACATCCTCCAGGAGTTCAAGGACCGGCTGCGCAGCCAGATCGGCGACTGGTACGTCGTCCACACCTACTCCGGCATGGAGAAGCGCGTGAAGTCGAACCTCGAGAACCGCGTCACGTCGCTCAACGCCGAGGACTACATCTTCGAGGTCGTCGTCCCGACCGAAGAGGTCGCCGAGATCAAGAACGGCCAGCGCAAGCTGGTCAAGCGCACGGTCCTGCCCGGATACGTCCTGGTGCGGATGGACCTCACCGACGAGTCGTGGGGCGTCGTGCGCCACACCCCGTCGGTCACGGGATTCGTGGGCAACTCCCACCAGCCCGTCCCCCTCAGTCTTGCCGAGGTCGAGAGCATGCTCGCCCCGGCAGTGGAGGCAGAGGTCGCAACCGCGGCCGACGCCCCCGATCAGCAGCAGACGAAGGCCGCCAAGGTCGAGTTCTCCGACTTCGCCGTCGCAGACTCCGTCATGGTCGTCGACGGACCGTTCGCCACGCTGCACGCGACCATCACCGAGATCAACGTCGATGCTCAGAGGGTCAAGGCCCTCGTCGAGATCTTCGGTCGCGAAACGCCGGTCGAGCTCAGCTTCACCCAGATCCAGAAGGTCTGA
- the rplK gene encoding 50S ribosomal protein L11 has protein sequence MPPKKKVAAIVKVQLQAGMANPAPPVGTALGPHGVNIMEFCKAYNSATEAMRGNVVPVEITIYEDRTFSFITKTPPAAELIKKAAGLQKGSAVPHTDKVGKISKDQIREIATTKLPDLNATDIDAAMKIVEGTARSMGVTTD, from the coding sequence ATGCCTCCCAAGAAGAAAGTCGCAGCCATCGTCAAGGTGCAGCTGCAGGCCGGTATGGCCAACCCGGCACCGCCCGTCGGTACCGCGCTCGGCCCCCACGGCGTCAACATCATGGAGTTCTGCAAGGCCTACAACTCGGCCACAGAAGCCATGCGTGGAAACGTCGTCCCGGTCGAGATCACGATCTACGAAGACCGCACCTTCAGCTTCATCACCAAGACGCCGCCCGCGGCTGAGCTGATCAAGAAGGCCGCCGGTCTGCAGAAGGGTTCGGCCGTCCCGCACACGGACAAGGTCGGCAAGATCTCCAAGGATCAGATCCGCGAGATCGCCACGACCAAGCTGCCCGACCTCAACGCGACCGACATCGACGCCGCCATGAAGATCGTCGAGGGCACTGCGCGCTCGATGGGCGTCACGACGGACTGA